Proteins encoded in a region of the Zea mays cultivar B73 chromosome 2, Zm-B73-REFERENCE-NAM-5.0, whole genome shotgun sequence genome:
- the LOC103646208 gene encoding probable cytokinin riboside 5'-monophosphate phosphoribohydrolase LOGL6, translating to MEIKEVAAAEAMTMGMPTVPSRFRRICVFCGSSQGRKKSYQDAAVELGEELVSRNIDLVYGGGSVGLMGLVSRAVYNGGRHVIGVIPKTLMPREITGETVGEVKAVADMHQRKAEMARQSDAFIALPGGYGTLEELLEVIAWAQLGIHDKPVGLLNVDGYYNSLLSFIDKAVEEEFISPTARHIIVLAPTPNELLDKLEEYSPRHEEVVPKTKWETEQLSCCKSCEIPPGLKEGTPIVQAQRGTMHALN from the exons ATGGAGATCAAGGAGGTAGCAGCAGCGGAGGCGATGACGATGGGCATGCCGACGGTGCCCTCTCGGTTCAGGAGGATCTGCGTCTTCTGCGGAAGCAGCCaggggaggaagaagagctaCCAGGATGCTGCCGTCGAGCTCGGCGAGGAGCTG GTCTCAAGGAACATCGATCTGGTCTATGGCGGGGGAAGTGTCGGGCTGATGGGCCTGGTCTCTCGAGCAGTCTACAATGGAGGGAGGCACGTCATAGG GGTGATTCCCAAGACCCTCATGCCAAGAGAG ATTACAGGTGAGACGGTTGGGGAGGTGAAGGCCGTGGCGGATATGCATCAGAGGAAGGCTGAGATGGCCAGACAATCTGATGCCTTCATAGCACTTCCTG GAGGGTATGGAACCCTTGAAGAGCTGCTGGAAGTGATCGCGTGGGCGCAGCTTGGCATCCACGACAAGCCG GTTGGCCTGCTAAACGTGGACGGGTACTACAACTCGCTCCTATCCTTCATCGACAAAGCTGTGGAGGAGGAGTTCATCAGCCCGACTGCTCGCCACATCATCGTCTTGGCACCGACACCAAACGAACTGCTCGACAAGCTAGAG GAGTACTCCCCCCGGCACGAGGAGGTCGTGCCGAAGACCAAGTGGGAGACGGAGCAGCTGAGCTGCTGCAAGAGCTGCGAGATCCCGCCGGGGCTCAAAGAAGGGACGCCGATCGTCCAAGCACAGCGAGGAACCATGCATGCTCTGAACTAA
- the LOC100192570 gene encoding UDP-xylose transporter 1 isoform X1 produces MSAGFQLGVIGSLALSVASSVAIVICNKALISTLGFPFATTLTSWHLMVTFCTLHVAHRLHFFEPKAIDGQTVILFGLLNGTSIGLLNLSLGFNSIGFYQMTKLAIIPFTVLLETIFLNKRFSESIKLSLLVLLLGVGIASITDLKLNMLGSILSGLAIATTCVGQILTNTIQKRLKVSSTQLLYQSAPYQAGILFATGPFVDQLLTDRSVFAHKYSAPVLGFIVLSCLIAVSVNFSTFLVIGTTSPVTYQVLGHLKTCLVLSFGYTLLHDPFTLRNILGILIAIFGMALYSYFSVREGKKKSANDALPVSQMADKEAEPLLATKDNNDTKKANGLSHDC; encoded by the exons ATGTCAGCTGGTTTCCAGCTCGGTGTGATCGGGTCACTTGCACTCTCTGTCGCATCCTCAGTTGCCATTGTCATCTGCAACAAAGCTCTCATCAGCACGCTTGGTTTTCCGTTCG CCACAACATTAACAAGCTGGCATCTGATGGTGACCTTCTGCACCCTCCATGTGGCACATCGCTTGCATTTCTTCGAGCCCAAGGCGATTGATGGACAGACGGTGATACTCTTTGGGTTGCTGAATGGCACGTCAATTGGCCTTCTCAACCTGAGCTTAGGATTCAACTCCATTGGATTCTACCAG ATGACAAAATTGGCGATCATACCTTTCACTGTGCTATTGGAGACTATCTTCTTGAACAAAAGATTCAG CGAGAGTATCAAACTCTCTCTTCTGGTCTTACTTCTTGGAGTAGGAATTGCTTCAATTACTGATCTCAAGCTAAACATGCTTGgttccatcctttctggcctcgcCATTGCCACTACTTGTGTTGGCCAAATT CTCACAAATACAATACAGAAGAGGTTGAAGGTCTCCTCAACGCAGCTTCTGTACCAATCTGCGCCTTACCAGGCAGGAATTCTGTTTGCAACTGGCCCTTTTGTGGATCAACTTCTTACTGACCGGAGTGTCTTTGCACACAAATACTCTGCTCCAGTTCTG GGTTTCATTGTCCTATCTTGCTTGATTGCGGTGTCTGTGAACTTCAGTACATTTCTTGTGATCGGAACAACATCCCCAGTGACATACCAGGTGCTTGGTCACCTTAAGACATGTCTGGTTCTATCATTTGGTTACACTCTATTACATGATCCTTTCACTCTAAGGAACATATTGGGCATTCTAATTGCCATATTTGGTATGGCACTATACTCCTACTTCTCTGTAAgagagggcaagaagaagtcagcaAATGATGCTCTACCAGTTTCACAG ATGGCAGATAAGGAGGCTGAACCACTTTTGGCAACTAAAGACAACAACGACACCAAGAAAGCAAATGGTTTATCTCACGACTGCTGA